One Kineococcus aurantiacus genomic window carries:
- the rsmG gene encoding 16S rRNA (guanine(527)-N(7))-methyltransferase RsmG yields the protein MVPVEEITRVFGDRAGKAEVYRDLLAGAGVERGLIGPREVPRLWDRHLLNCAYLGEVIDEGASVIDIGSGAGLPGIPLALARPDVQVRLVEPLERRYAFLREAITELDLRDQVAVARGRAEDVRGEFSASVVTARAVAPLATLYGWALPLVVTGGHLIAIKGRSASEEIAAAAGTLQAMGITETPEVLRVGPDEESGTTVVRVARGHGPLRSPSAPTTPKRRSPRARRR from the coding sequence GTGGTCCCCGTCGAAGAGATCACCCGGGTCTTCGGGGATCGCGCGGGCAAGGCCGAGGTCTACCGCGACCTGCTCGCCGGTGCCGGTGTCGAGCGGGGCCTGATCGGTCCGCGGGAGGTGCCGCGCCTGTGGGACCGCCACCTGCTGAACTGCGCCTACCTCGGCGAGGTGATCGACGAGGGCGCGTCGGTGATCGACATCGGGTCCGGTGCGGGGCTACCGGGCATCCCGCTGGCGCTGGCCCGCCCTGACGTCCAGGTGCGGCTCGTCGAGCCCCTGGAGCGCCGGTACGCCTTCCTGCGCGAGGCCATCACGGAGCTGGACCTGCGCGACCAGGTGGCCGTGGCCCGGGGACGAGCCGAGGACGTGCGCGGCGAGTTCTCCGCCTCGGTCGTCACCGCCCGGGCCGTCGCGCCGCTGGCGACCCTGTACGGCTGGGCCCTGCCGCTCGTGGTGACCGGTGGGCACCTCATCGCCATCAAGGGCCGGAGCGCCTCCGAGGAGATCGCCGCCGCGGCGGGGACACTGCAGGCGATGGGCATCACCGAGACGCCGGAAGTCCTCCGGGTGGGTCCGGACGAGGAGTCCGGCACCACCGTCGTCCGCGTCGCGCGGGGACACGGGCCTCTGCGTTCTCCCTCGGCGCCCACGACTCCGAAACGTCGGTCGCCGCGCGCTCGGCGCCGTTGA
- a CDS encoding ParA family protein has translation MAPVVQLHEVLPETAPESEESFEVEDQVPAPVSRETPPARAVERFPRPTQTRIMTIANQKGGVGKTTTAVNLASALSAAGLKVLVLDLDPQGNASTALGIDHHSGVPGMYEVLVEGKPLGEVVQKCEEAPDLWCAPATVDLAGAEIELVSMVARESRLQRAVAKYFKGLAQAGERRVDYVLIDCPPSLGLLTINAFVAAPEVLIPIQCEYYALEGLSQLLANIELIQEHLNPDLAVTTILLTMYDGRTRLAAQVVEEVRQHFGEQVLRSLVPRSVRISEAPSHGQTVMAYDPLSSGALAYLEAAREMAQRGVHEGAEVEGDAGVGAPPAVADPWARWTDGLATRRGTASKEGGA, from the coding sequence CTGGCGCCCGTCGTCCAGCTCCACGAGGTACTCCCGGAGACCGCGCCGGAGTCGGAGGAGAGCTTCGAGGTTGAAGACCAGGTTCCCGCGCCCGTTTCACGTGAAACGCCCCCGGCGCGCGCGGTCGAGCGGTTCCCCCGTCCCACCCAGACGCGCATCATGACGATCGCCAACCAGAAGGGTGGCGTGGGGAAGACGACGACGGCGGTCAACCTCGCCTCGGCGCTCTCGGCGGCGGGCCTGAAGGTGCTCGTCCTCGACCTGGACCCGCAGGGCAACGCCTCGACCGCCCTCGGCATCGACCACCACTCGGGCGTCCCGGGCATGTACGAGGTGCTCGTCGAGGGCAAGCCGCTGGGGGAGGTCGTGCAGAAGTGCGAGGAGGCGCCCGACCTGTGGTGCGCCCCCGCGACCGTCGACCTGGCCGGCGCGGAGATCGAGCTCGTCTCGATGGTCGCCCGTGAGTCGCGCCTGCAGCGGGCGGTGGCGAAGTACTTCAAGGGGCTCGCGCAGGCCGGTGAGCGGCGGGTGGACTACGTCCTCATCGACTGCCCGCCCAGCCTGGGGCTGCTGACCATCAACGCCTTCGTCGCGGCGCCCGAGGTGCTGATCCCCATCCAGTGCGAGTACTACGCGTTGGAGGGGCTGAGCCAGCTGCTGGCCAACATCGAACTCATCCAGGAGCACCTCAACCCGGACCTGGCCGTCACGACCATCCTGCTGACCATGTACGACGGCCGCACGCGCCTGGCGGCGCAGGTCGTCGAGGAGGTCCGGCAGCACTTCGGGGAGCAGGTGCTGCGCTCGCTGGTCCCGCGGTCGGTGCGCATCTCCGAGGCGCCCAGCCACGGCCAGACGGTCATGGCCTACGACCCGCTGTCCTCGGGGGCGCTGGCCTACCTGGAGGCGGCGCGCGAAATGGCCCAGCGTGGCGTGCACGAGGGTGCCGAGGTCGAGGGGGATGCTGGCGTGGGCGCGCCGCCCGCGGTGGCTGACCCGTGGGCGCGGTGGACGGACGGCCTGGCGACACGACGCGGTACCGCGTCGAAGGAAGGTGGAGCGTGA
- a CDS encoding ParB/RepB/Spo0J family partition protein: MSDKRRGLGRGLGALIPSGGPATTTANRTGAGTSTVPPAMRPAARPFDVFFDQRPVEEPVVEEAHEERVGDLAVVTTDVPVQEAPEAPAVQELLPEAVDAPQEPEQPQAAAEAAAASLVAADDLVDVPGARFAEIPVAAITPNPRQPRTVFDEDDLAELVHSIREIGVLQPIVVRPVAAAEDGSPRYELVMGERRWRATTEAGFATVPAIVRETADDDLLRDALLENLHRSQLNPLEEAAAYQQLLEDFGCTHEDLASRIGRSRPQISNTLRLMKLPPLVQRRVAAGVLSAGHARALLSLEDGAAMERLAQRVVAEGLSVRAVEEMIALGDAETAPRRRNPVQPQPELEARATQLADRLDTRVKITMGRTRGRLTVDFAGEEDLDRILRLLGSAN; the protein is encoded by the coding sequence GTGAGCGACAAGCGACGTGGTCTGGGCCGTGGGCTCGGTGCCCTCATCCCCAGCGGGGGACCGGCGACCACCACGGCGAACCGGACCGGTGCCGGGACGTCCACCGTCCCGCCCGCCATGCGGCCGGCGGCCCGCCCGTTCGACGTCTTCTTCGACCAGCGTCCCGTCGAGGAGCCGGTCGTCGAGGAGGCCCACGAGGAGCGCGTCGGCGACCTGGCTGTCGTGACGACCGACGTCCCGGTTCAGGAGGCGCCCGAGGCGCCGGCGGTTCAGGAGCTCCTCCCGGAAGCCGTGGACGCCCCCCAGGAGCCCGAACAGCCGCAGGCGGCAGCCGAGGCGGCGGCAGCGTCCCTCGTGGCCGCTGACGACCTCGTGGACGTCCCGGGCGCCCGCTTCGCGGAGATCCCCGTCGCGGCCATCACGCCGAACCCGCGGCAGCCGCGGACGGTGTTCGACGAGGACGACCTGGCCGAGCTCGTGCACTCGATCCGCGAGATCGGCGTGCTGCAGCCCATCGTCGTCCGGCCCGTGGCGGCCGCCGAGGACGGCTCGCCGCGCTACGAGCTCGTCATGGGGGAGCGGCGCTGGCGCGCCACGACGGAGGCCGGCTTCGCCACCGTCCCCGCGATCGTCCGGGAGACCGCCGACGACGACCTGCTGCGCGACGCGCTGCTGGAGAACCTGCACCGCAGCCAGCTGAACCCCCTGGAGGAGGCGGCGGCCTACCAGCAGCTGCTGGAGGACTTCGGCTGCACCCACGAGGACCTCGCCTCGCGCATCGGCCGCTCCCGGCCGCAGATCAGCAACACGCTGCGCCTCATGAAGCTGCCGCCCCTGGTGCAGCGCCGGGTGGCGGCGGGTGTCCTCAGCGCCGGCCACGCGCGGGCGCTGCTGTCGCTGGAGGACGGCGCGGCGATGGAACGCCTCGCGCAGCGCGTCGTCGCCGAGGGGCTCTCGGTCCGAGCCGTGGAGGAGATGATCGCCCTCGGCGACGCCGAGACCGCCCCGCGCCGCCGCAACCCGGTCCAGCCGCAGCCCGAGCTGGAGGCGCGCGCCACGCAGCTCGCGGACCGGCTCGACACCCGGGTGAAGATCACGATGGGTCGCACCCGGGGTCGGCTCACGGTCGACTTCGCCGGCGAGGAGGACCTCGACCGGATCCTGCGGCTGCTCGGCAGCGCGAACTAG
- a CDS encoding D-alanine--D-alanine ligase, with translation MNDVSVAVLAGGLSHERDVSLRSGRRVAEALRSSGFDVSVLDADAHLLPRLAADRPDVVWPVLHGAIGEDGALRDVLEVLGVPYVGSGPAACRLAWDKPIAQALVQAAGIAVPPSLALPQATFRDLGAQPVLAAAADWAGFPLVVKPSRGGSALGVAVVGDTRDLARAVVDAFAYGDTAVVQRFVPGTEVAVSVVEVAGELHVLPAVEVVADGGAYDYAARYTAGATEFFAPARLSPAVAERVAGAARRVHGTLGLRHLSRVDFIVPASGDPVFLEANAAPGMTETSLLPQAAAAAGIALDVLYRGIVESALR, from the coding sequence GTGAACGACGTGAGCGTCGCCGTCCTGGCCGGCGGGCTGTCCCACGAGCGCGACGTCTCGCTGCGCTCGGGGCGGCGGGTCGCCGAGGCGCTGCGTTCCTCCGGGTTCGACGTGAGCGTCCTCGACGCCGACGCGCACCTGCTGCCGCGGCTGGCCGCCGACCGGCCCGACGTCGTGTGGCCCGTGCTGCACGGCGCCATCGGGGAGGACGGTGCCCTGCGCGACGTCCTGGAGGTCCTCGGGGTGCCCTACGTCGGGTCCGGGCCCGCGGCGTGCCGGCTCGCGTGGGACAAGCCCATCGCCCAAGCGCTCGTGCAGGCGGCGGGCATCGCGGTGCCCCCGTCCCTGGCGCTGCCGCAGGCGACGTTCCGCGACCTCGGGGCGCAGCCCGTGCTGGCCGCGGCCGCCGACTGGGCCGGTTTCCCGCTCGTCGTGAAGCCCAGCCGCGGGGGGTCGGCGCTGGGCGTCGCGGTGGTCGGTGACACCCGGGACCTGGCCCGGGCCGTGGTCGACGCGTTCGCCTACGGCGACACCGCCGTCGTGCAGCGCTTCGTCCCGGGCACCGAGGTCGCCGTCTCCGTCGTGGAGGTCGCCGGCGAGCTGCACGTCCTGCCCGCGGTCGAGGTCGTCGCCGACGGCGGGGCCTACGACTACGCGGCCCGCTACACCGCGGGGGCGACCGAGTTCTTCGCCCCCGCGCGCCTGAGCCCCGCCGTCGCCGAGCGGGTCGCCGGGGCCGCCCGCCGGGTGCACGGGACGCTGGGCCTGCGGCACCTGTCCCGCGTCGACTTCATCGTCCCGGCCTCGGGCGACCCGGTCTTCCTGGAGGCCAACGCCGCCCCCGGGATGACCGAGACGTCCCTGCTGCCCCAGGCCGCCGCAGCGGCCGGGATCGCTCTCGACGTCCTGTACCGCGGGATCGTCGAGAGCGCCCTGCGCTAG